In the Catenulispora sp. MAP5-51 genome, one interval contains:
- a CDS encoding anti-sigma factor, producing the protein MEEGVEEVNAAAEHEEHEHIVTPTERKLRAVPVLILSCVVFGLAAAAFAWTTLRVHDRQMSAEANEKAVAFLLGTPGLQTSEQPAAGGGSVTAFYSAKLHRFAITGHDLPSLGHGKTYEFWYRTGAGQPAKEAGTSRFDGPQNDMVVVWLPTAAASLAVSVEPSGGVSTLSGAPIAELTLG; encoded by the coding sequence GTGGAAGAGGGCGTCGAAGAAGTCAACGCCGCCGCGGAGCACGAAGAGCACGAGCACATCGTGACCCCGACCGAGCGCAAGCTCCGGGCGGTGCCCGTCCTGATCCTGAGCTGCGTCGTGTTCGGCCTGGCGGCCGCGGCGTTCGCCTGGACGACGCTGCGCGTCCACGACCGGCAGATGTCGGCGGAGGCGAACGAGAAGGCGGTCGCGTTCCTGCTGGGCACGCCGGGCCTGCAGACCTCGGAGCAGCCGGCGGCCGGCGGCGGCTCGGTGACCGCGTTCTACTCCGCCAAGCTGCACCGGTTCGCGATCACCGGCCACGACCTGCCCTCGCTCGGTCACGGCAAGACCTACGAGTTCTGGTACCGCACCGGCGCCGGCCAGCCGGCGAAGGAGGCCGGGACCTCGCGCTTCGACGGGCCGCAGAACGACATGGTCGTGGTCTGGCTCCCGACCGCGGCGGCCTCGCTGGCGGTCTCGGTCGAGCCCTCCGGCGGCGTGTCCACGCTGTCGGGGGCGCCGATCGCCGAGCTGACGCTGGGATAG
- a CDS encoding LysE family translocator, which yields MPVASFAALLTVWTLALLIPGPDFLAVSHASVARSRRDAVFVGLGVASAMAVWATTSLVGLTVLLVRFQPVFEAVRVAGAAYLLWLAFQLLRSAARRKLHGPAAGVVGVRPRSALSAFRAGFLCNIGNPKAAVFFSSVFAALLPPHVDWEYRTAIGVAIPAVGVAWYVLVACLFSAKRIAAAYARARRVVDAVTGTLFAILAGDLLITE from the coding sequence ATGCCTGTCGCGTCCTTCGCCGCCTTGCTGACCGTCTGGACCCTGGCCCTGCTGATCCCGGGCCCCGACTTCCTCGCCGTCTCCCACGCCTCGGTCGCGCGCTCGCGCCGCGACGCGGTCTTCGTGGGCCTGGGCGTCGCCTCCGCGATGGCGGTCTGGGCCACGACCAGCCTGGTCGGCCTGACCGTGCTGCTGGTCAGGTTCCAGCCGGTGTTCGAGGCGGTGCGGGTGGCCGGTGCGGCTTATCTGCTGTGGCTGGCCTTCCAGCTCCTGCGCTCGGCGGCGCGCCGCAAGCTGCACGGACCGGCCGCCGGCGTCGTGGGAGTCCGCCCGCGCAGTGCCCTCTCGGCCTTCCGCGCAGGCTTCCTGTGCAACATCGGCAACCCGAAGGCCGCCGTCTTCTTCTCCAGCGTCTTCGCCGCGCTGCTCCCGCCGCACGTGGACTGGGAGTACCGGACCGCGATCGGCGTGGCGATCCCCGCGGTCGGCGTCGCGTGGTACGTGCTCGTGGCGTGCTTGTTCTCCGCCAAGCGGATCGCGGCCGCCTACGCGCGGGCCCGCCGGGTCGTCGACGCGGTGACCGGGACGTTGTTCGCGATCCTGGCCGGCGACCTGCTGATCACCGAATAG
- a CDS encoding FKBP-type peptidyl-prolyl cis-trans isomerase produces MSLDKPEIDFPDFEVPADLVIEDITVGTGEEAKAGQQVTVHYAGVSYSTGEEFDASWNRGQPFSFPLGGGRVIAGWDRGVAGMKVGGRRKLVIPPHLAYGDRSPSPLIKPGETLIFVVDLLGVS; encoded by the coding sequence ATGAGTCTTGACAAGCCTGAGATCGACTTCCCCGACTTCGAGGTCCCCGCGGACCTGGTGATCGAGGACATCACCGTCGGCACCGGCGAGGAAGCCAAGGCCGGCCAGCAGGTCACGGTGCACTACGCCGGCGTGTCCTACTCCACCGGCGAGGAGTTCGACGCCTCCTGGAACCGCGGCCAGCCCTTCAGCTTCCCGCTGGGCGGCGGCCGGGTCATCGCCGGCTGGGACCGCGGCGTGGCCGGCATGAAGGTCGGCGGCCGGCGCAAGCTGGTCATCCCGCCGCACCTGGCCTACGGCGACCGCAGCCCGAGCCCGCTGATCAAGCCGGGCGAGACGCTGATCTTCGTCGTCGACCTGCTCGGCGTCAGCTGA
- a CDS encoding FKBP-type peptidyl-prolyl cis-trans isomerase: MRRPVATRRTQTTLAGLAAGLVLLAGCSSSSKPAAPKTPAGSTASTGAPVADAVGVRPNITVPAGQPDGKLGVKVKIQGDGPKVTDGSVLVLQFGAKLWRDGSDLGSSYDQGQHPALQVEGQNQMLPGWEQGLKGQAAGSRVELVVPPALGFGAKGTTDGKITITGTDTIIFDIDIIGVYPSVQADIPAGTGVPNDPTLPSVATTVGKDDPKVTIPAGKQPPTTAVYKPVIVGKGAPVKKGQTLVVQYEGLIWRTGQIFDSSFSKGKSLFATQIGVGDVVPGWDEGLVGQTVGSRVLLVVPPDKGYGAQGQPDAGIQGTDTMVFVVDILDAR, encoded by the coding sequence GTGCGCCGTCCCGTGGCCACCCGCCGGACCCAGACCACCCTCGCCGGCCTCGCCGCCGGCCTGGTGCTGCTCGCCGGGTGCTCGTCGTCGAGCAAGCCCGCCGCGCCCAAAACGCCGGCCGGCTCCACCGCGTCCACCGGCGCGCCGGTCGCCGACGCGGTCGGGGTGCGGCCGAACATCACGGTTCCGGCCGGGCAGCCCGACGGCAAGCTCGGCGTCAAGGTGAAGATCCAGGGCGACGGGCCCAAGGTCACCGACGGCAGCGTGCTGGTCCTGCAGTTCGGCGCCAAGCTCTGGCGCGACGGCTCGGACCTGGGCAGCAGCTACGACCAGGGTCAGCACCCGGCGCTGCAGGTCGAGGGCCAGAACCAGATGCTGCCGGGCTGGGAGCAGGGCCTGAAGGGCCAGGCCGCCGGCAGCCGGGTGGAGCTGGTGGTGCCGCCGGCGCTGGGCTTCGGGGCCAAGGGGACCACCGATGGCAAGATCACCATCACCGGGACCGACACCATCATCTTCGACATCGACATCATCGGCGTGTACCCCTCGGTGCAGGCCGACATCCCGGCCGGCACCGGGGTGCCGAACGACCCGACCCTGCCGAGCGTGGCCACCACCGTGGGCAAGGACGACCCGAAGGTGACCATCCCGGCCGGCAAGCAGCCGCCGACCACGGCCGTCTACAAGCCGGTGATCGTCGGCAAGGGCGCGCCGGTGAAGAAGGGCCAGACCCTGGTGGTCCAGTACGAGGGCCTCATCTGGCGCACCGGGCAGATCTTCGACTCCTCGTTCAGCAAGGGCAAGTCGCTGTTCGCCACCCAGATCGGCGTCGGCGACGTGGTGCCGGGCTGGGACGAGGGCCTGGTCGGGCAGACCGTCGGCTCGCGGGTGCTGCTGGTCGTGCCGCCGGACAAGGGGTACGGCGCGCAGGGCCAGCCCGACGCCGGGATCCAGGGCACCGACACCATGGTGTTCGTCGTGGACATCCTCGACGCCCGCTAG
- the pafA gene encoding Pup--protein ligase, which yields MDRRIFGLENEYGVTCTFRGQRRLSPDEVARYLFRRVVSWGRSSNVFLRNGARLYLDVGSHPEYATPECDSVRELIVHDKAGERILEGLLADAERRLHEEGIAGDVYLFKNNTDSAGNSYGCHENYLVGRHGEFSRLADVLIPFLVTRQLICGAGKVLATPRGAVYCVSQRAEHIWEGVSSATTRSRPIINTRDEPHADAEKYRRLHVIVGDSNMSETTMLLKVGATDLVLRMIEAGTTLRDMTLENPIRAIREVSHDMTGQKKVRLANGREMSALEIQEEYFTKARDFAEKRGLRTGAVDKILDLWERTLTAVSTGDLDLISREIDWVIKYQLIERYRAKNNLAMSAPRVAQLDLAYHDISRNRGLYYLLEKRGMVERTATDLEIFQAKSVPPQTTRARLRGEFIKRAQEQRRDFTVDWVHLKLNDQAQRTVLCKDPFRSVDERVEKLISSM from the coding sequence ATGGACCGGCGGATCTTCGGACTCGAAAACGAATACGGCGTCACCTGCACGTTCCGCGGCCAGCGTCGTCTGTCCCCGGACGAGGTCGCCCGCTACCTCTTCCGCCGCGTCGTGTCCTGGGGGCGCTCCAGCAACGTCTTCCTGCGCAACGGCGCGCGGCTGTACCTGGACGTCGGCTCGCACCCGGAGTACGCCACTCCCGAGTGCGACTCCGTGCGCGAGCTGATCGTCCACGACAAGGCCGGCGAGCGGATCCTGGAGGGTCTGCTGGCCGACGCCGAGCGGCGCCTGCACGAGGAGGGCATCGCCGGCGACGTCTACCTGTTCAAGAACAACACCGACTCGGCCGGCAACTCCTACGGCTGCCACGAGAACTACCTGGTGGGCCGGCACGGGGAGTTCTCCCGCCTGGCCGACGTGCTGATCCCGTTCCTGGTCACCCGCCAGCTGATCTGCGGCGCCGGCAAGGTGCTGGCCACCCCGCGCGGCGCGGTCTACTGCGTCTCGCAGCGGGCCGAGCACATCTGGGAGGGCGTCTCCAGCGCCACCACCCGCTCCCGCCCGATCATCAACACCCGTGACGAGCCGCACGCCGACGCCGAGAAGTACCGGCGCCTGCACGTGATCGTCGGCGACTCCAACATGTCCGAGACCACGATGCTCCTGAAGGTGGGAGCCACGGACCTGGTCCTGCGCATGATCGAGGCCGGAACCACGCTGCGCGACATGACCCTGGAGAACCCGATCCGGGCCATCCGCGAGGTCAGCCACGACATGACCGGCCAGAAGAAGGTCCGTCTGGCCAACGGCCGCGAGATGAGCGCGCTGGAGATACAGGAGGAGTACTTCACCAAGGCCAGGGACTTCGCCGAGAAGCGCGGTCTGCGCACCGGCGCCGTGGACAAGATCCTGGACCTGTGGGAGCGCACCCTGACCGCGGTGTCCACCGGCGACCTGGACCTGATCTCCCGGGAGATCGACTGGGTGATCAAGTACCAGCTGATCGAGCGCTACCGCGCGAAGAACAACCTGGCGATGTCCGCCCCGCGGGTGGCGCAGCTGGACCTGGCCTACCACGACATCTCCCGCAACCGCGGGCTGTACTACCTGCTGGAGAAGCGCGGCATGGTGGAGCGGACGGCCACCGATCTGGAGATCTTCCAGGCCAAGTCGGTCCCGCCGCAGACCACCCGGGCGCGCCTGCGCGGGGAGTTCATCAAGCGGGCGCAGGAGCAGCGGCGGGACTTCACCGTCGACTGGGTGCACCTGAAGCTGAACGACCAGGCCCAGCGCACTGTGCTGTGCAAGGACCCGTTCCGGTCGGTGGACGAGCGGGTGGAGAAGCTCATCTCGTCCATGTAG